The Chitinivibrionales bacterium genome includes the window GCGCCTTTGTCAACCACCGGATTTCGGGGTACACGGCCAATGGAATGGCTGTTTTTGATATGCCGAAAGACAAGGTGCGGGAGATCGCCTCCAGGATGGCCGGCCGAGACTCTGTGAGTCATTGTTACGAACGTCCACGACTCCCCCGATGGCCCTACCGCCTCTACGCCATGATCCATGGGAAAAGCAGGGATGAGGTGGAGACGGAGGTGCGGGATATTGTCCGGCAGGAAGACATAACCGATTACCGGATACTGTTCAGTACCCGGGAACTAAAAAAAACCGGATCACGATTATTCAGAGAGGACAGGTCATGACAACCAGCAAGGAATTATATCAACGCGCACTACAGTCTATTCCCGGAGGAGTCAATTCGCCGGTGAGAGCATTTAAATCAGTCGACGCCGAACCGCCCTTTATCACTCGGGGAAAGGGAAGTAAAATCTACGATTGCGAGGGGAACGAATATATCGACATGGTGATGTCCTGGGGCCCGTTGATTTTAGGCCATGCCCATCCTGCCGTTGTCGAAGCGGTGTGTAAGGCGGCCGAATCCGGGACAAGTTTCGGCGCGCCGATCGAAAAGGAGATAGAGCTTGCAGAGATGATTGCGGCCATGGTACCCGGGATCGAGAAAGTGCGTCTTGTCAACTCCGGCACTGAAGCGACCATGAGTGCGGTACGCCTGGCACGGGGGATCACCCGGCGGGATAAAATTATCAAGTTCGAAGGATGTTACCACGGCCACGGCGACAGTTTTTTGGTGAAAGCGGGAAGCGGCGCCCTGACCCTGGGCCATCCCAGTTCCCCGGGTGTCACCGGAGGGACCGCTCGGGATACCCTGATCGGTTCCTACAACGATCTTGAATCGGTCTGTTCGCTCTTCGATGAAAACCGGGATGAAATTGCCTGCGTTATCGTAGAACCGGTTGCCGGGAATATGGGAGTCATTCTTCCGAAGGACGGCTTTCTGGAAGGCCTTCGGCAACTAACCGGCGAAAATGGTGCAATGCTGATTTTCGATGAAGTCATCTCCGGCTTTCGTCTTGGCCCCGGCGGCGCGCAGGAATATTATAACGTAATACCCGATCTTACCACCCTCGGAAAAGTCATCGGCGGCGGCCTACCGGTAGGCGCTTATGGCGGGAAAGCAGAATTCATGGATTACCTCGCCCCCGACGGCCCCGTGTATCAGGCAGGAACCCTGTCGGGAAACCCTCTGGCCGTTGCAGCAGGATGCGCTGTTCTTGAATCCCTGAAAACCCGCAAGCCATGGACCGAACTCGAAACCAGAGCAAAGCGGCTCGCCGACGGATTGAACTCCATAACAGCAAAGGCAGGAATCGACAGTACCATTAATTCTATTGCATCGATGATGAGCCTGTTTTTTGCCGAAGGGCCGGTACATACCTACGCCGATGCTGTTACATCGGATACCAACCGTTTCTCGGTATATCACAGAAAAATGCTCGAACAGGGAATTTATCTTGCTCCCTCACAATTCGAAGCATCATTTGTCGGAACCGCTCATTCCGAAAGTGATCTGGAGAAGGTTCTGGAGGCTGCAGAGAAGGCGATGAATTATTTTTAGACAAACAATTTGTTCTGCCGGGTATATATTTAATTTCCGGCAGACCCTAAAAATGCCGCATAAAAGAATACGAATGCTGAATAAGATAGCTCAGAATCCATTCATTAAATTTATTGTATCACTTCGATTGACCGTCATCTGCCTGATCGTACTTTCGATACTTACATTCTGGGGCACGTTGTATCAGGTTGATCATGGATTATATCCGGCACGGGCCCGGTTTTTCAATTCCTGGGTTCTATTTATCTGGAATTTTATTCCCTTTCCCGGCACGAAACTCGTGATTGCGGTGTTGTCTTTGAATTTAATCGGTTCCTTTTTCTTTCGCCTTCGGTTTGCCTGGAAAAAGATCGGCATTCTCCTGGTCCATTTCGGCATCGTCTTTTTGTTTTTAGCCGCCGGATTCACCCACTATTTTGCGAGTGAATCCTATCTTTCGCTCCATGAGGGAGAACAGTCCCGGTATTCTTCGAGTTACCGGAACTGGGAACTGCTTCTTTATCGCACAAATAAAGGAAACATAAAGGATGAGAAAAGTGAATCCTTTGACCTCAGCAGTTTAACTTCCGGCAGTCGGCTGATATTTCCCGAATCTCAGATAGGGGTAACAGTCCGCAAAATCTATACCAATGCCGCAGCTCCGGGTGGTTTTGATAATCCCCGGTCGATGCACCGGCATTCATCAGTCGATTCTCTTGTCGAGCTTGAGCCGGAAAAAGATCCCTCCAAAAACGTTCCGGGCATAATTTGTACTGTAGAAAGACAATCTTCCAAACAACACACCGAACTCATGCTTCATGGACGGACGAAAAATTCATTCACGTTCGAGGACAACGATTATTCCTACGCTCTGATATTACAGCCGAAACGAATTCTTCTGCCGCTTACTCTACGGCTGCTCGATTTTACAAAAGAAGATTATGCCGGCACGGAAATGGCCCGTGATTTCAAGAGCAGGATTTATGCAAAGGGTGACAATATCGACCGGGAAGTGGTTATCTCGATGAACCGCCCGTTCCGCTATAACGATTTCACTTTTTTCCAGAGTTCCTATTCGCAGCAAGGGCGCCGGGAATCCTCTACCTTTGCGGTTGTCCGCAATTCAGCCCGTCAGCTACCTTATATCGCAAGCTGTCTGATCATGGCCGGTCTGTTAATCCATTTTCTCATCAAGCTGATAGGTGGTATGAAACCTGTACACCGTAAGAAAAAAGATTGAATATGAATCATATCCCTCTTAAATCACTCTTTCCGTTTTGCATGATCCTTGTGATTCTTGCCGGTTTTTCCGACGTTTTTGCAAAGGAATTTGATCTGGAGACTTTTTCTGAGATTTCGGTTATGGATAATAACCGGGTAAAGCCGCTTGACACCTACGCCCGGATCAAGCTTCTTCAGTTCTCGGGGCGCAGCAGTATCGAAGGTTATTCGGCAATTGAGTGGCTGGCCCGGGTGCTCTTCACCCCCGCGAAGGCGGCGCAGGATCAAATTTTCCTTATCGACAACCCCGAAATCGCCGATGCAATCGGTGCCGAACGACACCGGCGGCGCTATAGCTTTTCAGACCTTCACGCGGGCTTTGGAAAACTCCACCAACTCGCCCGGAAAGCATCGATGACACCCGGGAAGGAACGCTCGAATTTTGAAAACGAAGCGGCCCGGGCGTACCGGAATGTTACCGAATACGCGGAACTGACCGGCATGTTCAGTTTTATCGAGCCTGATCCGGCCTATGGTATCAAGGATTCCGCGGTTGCCCGGATACTCGGCCTCGACACACTGAAACCGGCCCAGTCCTATTATGAAATGCTGGCCCACTCCCCGGCACTCTCCAGGGCCATGAAAGAGGTAAGCGGTAAAAAACGAAGCGAATGGAGTTCCCTCGACAGTGCCGTTGTCTCGGTGGCACATTCAATGTACCGCATGGGGGCGCGTATCGGCAATCCCCCCCTGCATATCATTCCTGTCGGCCACCAGGGCTCGGTGGAATGGCTGAGTCCGTGGGGTTATCTTGCAAAATATGCCTCTTCATCGCTGGGAAACAACCACATTGATCTGCTGATTGAACTTCGAGAAAACTATCGTTCCGACAACCCCGTAGCATTCGAAAAAGCCGTCGAGCAGTTTAGAACGTCGGTACAAAAAGACGCCGGAAAGGTGATCGATTATCCCGATCATTCCCTTGAAATCTCCTATAATGCACTTAACCCCTTTCTGAAATCAAAGATTTTATACGGCCTTACCTGTATTCTGGCGCTATTTCTCATGATTATCTATCGCACGTGGCTCCATTTCACGGCTGTTGCCCTCATTATACCGGGTTTTCTTTTTCAAACCTGGGGGTTAATTGCCCGCATGATCATTCTCAACCGTCCTCCGATCGATAATCTTTACGGTACGCTTGTCTTTGTGGCCTGGGCAAGTGTTATTCTCGGCGCCGTGGTCGAGTTGTGGCAGAGAAACGCAATGGGGCTTCTTATATCCTCCTTTATCGGCTTTGCCCTGCTTCATCTGGCGGGAAAATACGGTGCCGACGGCGACACCATGGGAATGCTCAGTGCGGTATTGAACAATAATTTCTGGCTTACCACTCATATTATCACCATTACTCTGGGCTACACCGGCCTTCTGGCGGCCGGAATCGCCGGACACGTCTATATAATCCGGAAACTGGCGTCCGGAGACAAGCAGAAACTCACCTCGACCAACA containing:
- the hemL gene encoding glutamate-1-semialdehyde 2,1-aminomutase, yielding MTTSKELYQRALQSIPGGVNSPVRAFKSVDAEPPFITRGKGSKIYDCEGNEYIDMVMSWGPLILGHAHPAVVEAVCKAAESGTSFGAPIEKEIELAEMIAAMVPGIEKVRLVNSGTEATMSAVRLARGITRRDKIIKFEGCYHGHGDSFLVKAGSGALTLGHPSSPGVTGGTARDTLIGSYNDLESVCSLFDENRDEIACVIVEPVAGNMGVILPKDGFLEGLRQLTGENGAMLIFDEVISGFRLGPGGAQEYYNVIPDLTTLGKVIGGGLPVGAYGGKAEFMDYLAPDGPVYQAGTLSGNPLAVAAGCAVLESLKTRKPWTELETRAKRLADGLNSITAKAGIDSTINSIASMMSLFFAEGPVHTYADAVTSDTNRFSVYHRKMLEQGIYLAPSQFEASFVGTAHSESDLEKVLEAAEKAMNYF
- a CDS encoding Lrp/AsnC family transcriptional regulator; this encodes MTGSDKKILALLQKGFPICENPYQKLAEEAGITENELLEKIEGWKQEGLIRKIGAFVNHRISGYTANGMAVFDMPKDKVREIASRMAGRDSVSHCYERPRLPRWPYRLYAMIHGKSRDEVETEVRDIVRQEDITDYRILFSTRELKKTGSRLFREDRS